One window from the genome of Musa acuminata AAA Group cultivar baxijiao chromosome BXJ1-4, Cavendish_Baxijiao_AAA, whole genome shotgun sequence encodes:
- the LOC135654822 gene encoding transcription initiation factor IIE subunit alpha-like isoform X1: protein MSLEPFARLVRLAGRAFYDDVSLKGDNQPKNGRGDNRGMAVIVLDALTRRQWVREEDLAKTLKLHAKQLRRILRFFEEEKLVMRDHRKESAKGAKIFSTAVAATGDGQQVVKDGEEKTKMHTHSYCCLDYAQIYDVIRYRMHRMKKKIKDELDSRNTIQEYICPNCGRRYSAFDALQLVSFTDEYFHCENCNGELVAESDKLAAEEMGDGDDNARRRRREKLKDMLQKMEEQLKPLALQLARVKDLPVPEFGSLQAWEARANAAARANGDLNALDPAKSSQGQGYSGTPMPFLGETRVEVALSGMEVKGEDNESDTKTSALKVIPPWMIKEGMSLTKEQRGDAVKVDDVSTYGDDKKSKDVKEDEKSIQDEYLKAYYAALLKRQKEQEEASRMQREAERSQSDLVDGVLEAYSERQVGKKAKREDYENDDVEWEEVPSAVVTGSGEKYRLADLNMEATASGDDEDDDIDWEEG, encoded by the exons ATGAGCTTGGAGCCCTTCGCCAG GTTGGTGCGGCTCGCGGGGAGGGCTTTCTACGACGACGTCTCTCTCAAGGGGGACAACCAGCCCAAGAACGGCAGGGGCGACAACAGGGGCATGGCCGTCATCGTCCTCGACGCCCTCACCAG GCGCCAATGGGTGAGAGAAGAAGATTTGGCTAAGACCTTAAAGCTGCATGCAAAACAACTTCGTCGTATTTTACGATTTTTTGAAGAGGAGAAGCTAGTCATGAGAGACCATCGGAAAGAG TCAGCTAAAGGGGCAAAAATATTCAGTACAGCAGTAGCTGCCACTGGTGATGGTCAACAAGTAGTAAAGGATGGAGAAGAGAAGACGAAGATGCATACTCATTCTTATTGCTGCCTGGACTATGCGCAG ATCTATGACGTCATAAGGTATCGAATGCATCgaatgaagaaaaaaataaaggatgAATTGGACAGCAGGAATACCATTCAAGAATACATATGCCCAAATTGTGGGAGAAG GTATTCAGCTTTTGATGCACTTCAGCTTGTGAGTTTCACCGATGAGTATTTTCACTGTGAAAACTGCAATGGTGAACTTGTTGCCGAGAGTGATAAACTTGCTGCTGAAGAAATGGGAGACGGTGATGACAATGCTAGAAGGCGGAGACGTGAAAAGCTGAAAGACATGCTTCAAAAGATGGAG GAACAGCTGAAACCATTGGCTTTGCAACTTGCGAGAGTAAAGGATTTACCTGTTCCTGAATTTGGAAGTCTGCAGGCATGGGAAGCTAGGGCGAATGCAGCTGCTCGTGCAAATGGTGATTTAAATGCACTGGATCCAGCCAAATCTTCTCAAGGACAAGGATACAGTGGAACACCTATGCCATTCCTTGGGGAAACAAGA GTTGAAGTTGCTTTATCTGGTATGGAAGTGAAGGGAGAAGACAATGAGTCTGATACAAAGACTTCAGCCTTGAAGGTTATACCTCCTTGGATGATTAAAGAAGGAATGAGTCTAACAAAAGAACAAAGGGGAGATGCGGTAAAAGTAGATGACGTTTCAACTTATGGTGATGACAAGAAATCAAAAGATGTAAAAGAAGACGAAAAGAGCATACAg GATGAGTATCTCAAGGCCTATTATGCAGCTTTGTTGAAAAGGCAGAAAGAGCAGGAAGAAGCTTCAAGAATGCAACGAGAGGCAGAAAGAAGTCAGTCTGACCTTGTGGATGGTGTTCTTGAAGCATATTCTGAACGCCAAGTTGGCAAAAAGGCAAAACGTGaagattatgaaaatgatgatGTTGAATGGGAAGAGGTTCCATCTGCAG TTGTGACAGGTTCAGGTGAAAAATATAGACTTGCTGATCTAAACATGGAGGCCACTGCATCAGgcgatgatgaagatgatgacaTTGACTGGGAGGAAGGATAA
- the LOC135654822 gene encoding transcription initiation factor IIE subunit alpha-like isoform X2, translating to MSLEPFARLVRLAGRAFYDDVSLKGDNQPKNGRGDNRGMAVIVLDALTRRQWVREEDLAKTLKLHAKQLRRILRFFEEEKLVMRDHRKESAKGAKIFSTAVAATGDGQQVVKDGEEKTKMHTHSYCCLDYAQIYDVIRYRMHRMKKKIKDELDSRNTIQEYICPNCGRRYSAFDALQLVSFTDEYFHCENCNGELVAESDKLAAEEMGDGDDNARRRRREKLKDMLQKMEEQLKPLALQLARVKDLPVPEFGSLQAWEARANAAARANGDLNALDPAKSSQGQGYSGTPMPFLGETRVEVALSGMEVKGEDNESDTKTSALKVIPPWMIKEGMSLTKEQRGDAVKVDDVSTYGDDKKSKDVKEDEKSIQDEYLKAYYAALLKRQKEQEEASRMQREAERSQSDLVDGVLEAYSERQVGKKAKREDYENDDVEWEEVPSAGSGEKYRLADLNMEATASGDDEDDDIDWEEG from the exons ATGAGCTTGGAGCCCTTCGCCAG GTTGGTGCGGCTCGCGGGGAGGGCTTTCTACGACGACGTCTCTCTCAAGGGGGACAACCAGCCCAAGAACGGCAGGGGCGACAACAGGGGCATGGCCGTCATCGTCCTCGACGCCCTCACCAG GCGCCAATGGGTGAGAGAAGAAGATTTGGCTAAGACCTTAAAGCTGCATGCAAAACAACTTCGTCGTATTTTACGATTTTTTGAAGAGGAGAAGCTAGTCATGAGAGACCATCGGAAAGAG TCAGCTAAAGGGGCAAAAATATTCAGTACAGCAGTAGCTGCCACTGGTGATGGTCAACAAGTAGTAAAGGATGGAGAAGAGAAGACGAAGATGCATACTCATTCTTATTGCTGCCTGGACTATGCGCAG ATCTATGACGTCATAAGGTATCGAATGCATCgaatgaagaaaaaaataaaggatgAATTGGACAGCAGGAATACCATTCAAGAATACATATGCCCAAATTGTGGGAGAAG GTATTCAGCTTTTGATGCACTTCAGCTTGTGAGTTTCACCGATGAGTATTTTCACTGTGAAAACTGCAATGGTGAACTTGTTGCCGAGAGTGATAAACTTGCTGCTGAAGAAATGGGAGACGGTGATGACAATGCTAGAAGGCGGAGACGTGAAAAGCTGAAAGACATGCTTCAAAAGATGGAG GAACAGCTGAAACCATTGGCTTTGCAACTTGCGAGAGTAAAGGATTTACCTGTTCCTGAATTTGGAAGTCTGCAGGCATGGGAAGCTAGGGCGAATGCAGCTGCTCGTGCAAATGGTGATTTAAATGCACTGGATCCAGCCAAATCTTCTCAAGGACAAGGATACAGTGGAACACCTATGCCATTCCTTGGGGAAACAAGA GTTGAAGTTGCTTTATCTGGTATGGAAGTGAAGGGAGAAGACAATGAGTCTGATACAAAGACTTCAGCCTTGAAGGTTATACCTCCTTGGATGATTAAAGAAGGAATGAGTCTAACAAAAGAACAAAGGGGAGATGCGGTAAAAGTAGATGACGTTTCAACTTATGGTGATGACAAGAAATCAAAAGATGTAAAAGAAGACGAAAAGAGCATACAg GATGAGTATCTCAAGGCCTATTATGCAGCTTTGTTGAAAAGGCAGAAAGAGCAGGAAGAAGCTTCAAGAATGCAACGAGAGGCAGAAAGAAGTCAGTCTGACCTTGTGGATGGTGTTCTTGAAGCATATTCTGAACGCCAAGTTGGCAAAAAGGCAAAACGTGaagattatgaaaatgatgatGTTGAATGGGAAGAGGTTCCATCTGCAG GTTCAGGTGAAAAATATAGACTTGCTGATCTAAACATGGAGGCCACTGCATCAGgcgatgatgaagatgatgacaTTGACTGGGAGGAAGGATAA